The nucleotide sequence TGGACTGGTCGTTCTGCCTATCCCCCAGCAGTCAGCCCACCTACCCCGCACCACACCGCCAGAGGGCCAAGCGGAGCACTCCGCACCACATCCCCTCCCAGCGCGACCCATGCCTACTGACAATGGGACCGCCACCCTAAAAAGCAAAGATATGTAAATTTGTGTAAATTTATTTTGCGATGCTGCGGGTGGACGGCGGAGAAACGACAGGGACTTTAACTATTATTAACGCCCCGGTTCGGGCGGCGATGGGAGCCTATAATGCTGACTAAAGCCAACGGTGTTACTGGGCTGAAATGGGAATTTCCTGGGTCAGCTCAGGGAGGGGGGATGCCAGTCTTTTGGGTCCCTCTAGGCACAACACTGTTATTCCTTGCCGTAGTAGGAGAGGAGCGTTCTAATGACCATCAGTCCACCGGAGCGGGAAGCGAAGGTCAGGGTGGTTGTGGACCGGGACCCCGTACCCACGTCCTTTGAGCGGTGGGGCAAGCCGGGGCATTTTTCCCGGAGTCTGGCCAAGGGGCCGAAAACTACCACCTGGATCTGGAATCTGCACGCTAACGCTCATGATTTCGACAGTCATACCAGCGACCTGGAGGACATCTCCCGCAAAATTTTCAGCGCCCACTTTGGCCACTTGGCGGTGGTGTTTGTGTGGCTGAGCGGGATGTACTTCCACGGGGCCAAGTTTTCCAACTATTCGGCCTGGCTGGCGGACCCATTGCACGTCAAGCCCAGTGCCCAGGTGGTTTGGCCGATTGTAGGCCAGGAAATTCTCAACGCCGATGTGGGAGGCGGATTCCAGGGGATTCAAATTACCTCTGGGTTCTTCCAACTCTGGCGGGCCAATGGGATTACCAATGAGTTCCAACTTTACTGCACGGCCATTGGGGCGCTGGTGATGGCGGCGCTGATGCTGTTTGCCGGCTGGTTCCATTACCACAAGGCGGCCCCCAAGCTGGAGTGGTTCCAAAATGTGGAGTCCATGCTGAACCACCACCTGGCGGGTCTGCTGGGTTTGGGGTGCTTGGGCTATGCCGGGCAGCAGATTCATGTGTCGTTGCCGATTAATGCCTGTTTAGATGCCATTGATGCGGGGAAACCGCTGACGGTTGGCGGCAAGGTGATTGCCTCGGTGGCGGATATTCCCCTGCCCCACGAGTGGATTTTGCACCCCCATTTGATGGCGGATGTGTTCCCCCATGTGCCCTGGGGGGTGCCCAGTGGGGTGATTCCCTTCTTTACGTTGAACTGGGGGGCCTACGCGGATTTCCTGACGTTTAAGGGGGGCCTGAACCCGGTGACGGGGGGTCTGTGGCTGACGGATACGGCCCACCACCATTTGGCCCTGGCGGTGCTGTTTATCATCGCCGGCCACATGTACCGGACCAATTGGGGGATCGGCCACAGCCTGAAGGAAATCCTGGAGGCCCACAAGGACCCCTTGTTGATTGGGGGGACGGGTCACAAAGGGCTATATGAAATCCTGACCACTTCGTGGCATGCCCAATTGGCGATTAACCTGGCGATGCTGGGGTCGCTGACGATCATCGTGGCCCAGCACATGTACGCCATGCCGCCCTATCCCTACTTGGCAACGGATTACCCCACCCAATTGTCCCTGTTTACCCACCACATGTGGATTGGGGGCTTTTTGATCGTGGGGGCCGGTGCCCATGGGGCGATTTTCATGGTGCGGGATTATGACCCGGCGCAGAATGTGAACAATGTGCTGGACCGGGTGATCCGGC is from Gloeomargarita sp. SRBZ-1_bins_9 and encodes:
- the psaA gene encoding photosystem I core protein PsaA → MTISPPEREAKVRVVVDRDPVPTSFERWGKPGHFSRSLAKGPKTTTWIWNLHANAHDFDSHTSDLEDISRKIFSAHFGHLAVVFVWLSGMYFHGAKFSNYSAWLADPLHVKPSAQVVWPIVGQEILNADVGGGFQGIQITSGFFQLWRANGITNEFQLYCTAIGALVMAALMLFAGWFHYHKAAPKLEWFQNVESMLNHHLAGLLGLGCLGYAGQQIHVSLPINACLDAIDAGKPLTVGGKVIASVADIPLPHEWILHPHLMADVFPHVPWGVPSGVIPFFTLNWGAYADFLTFKGGLNPVTGGLWLTDTAHHHLALAVLFIIAGHMYRTNWGIGHSLKEILEAHKDPLLIGGTGHKGLYEILTTSWHAQLAINLAMLGSLTIIVAQHMYAMPPYPYLATDYPTQLSLFTHHMWIGGFLIVGAGAHGAIFMVRDYDPAQNVNNVLDRVIRHRDAIISHLNWVCLFLGFHSFGLYIHNDTMRALGRPQDMFSDTAIQLKPVFAQWIQGLHAAAAGATAPYASAGVSPIFGGETLVVGGKVAMMPMVLGTADFMVHHIHAFTIHVTVLILLKGVLFARNSRLIPDKANLGFAFPCDGPGRGGTCQVSGWDHVFLGLFWMYNALSIVIFHFSWKMQSDIWGTVDAEGTINHITSGNFAQSAITINGWLRDFLWAQSSQVIGSYGSALSAYGIMFLGAHFVWAFSLMFLFSGRGYWQELIESIVWAHNKLKVAPAIQPRALSIIQGRAVGVAHYLLGGIVTTWSFFLARIIAVSG